One segment of Novipirellula aureliae DNA contains the following:
- a CDS encoding kinase/pyrophosphorylase — translation MKKSTKANQSNGKKSVTLHLISAATGSLANQVIYSAIAQFPHLTTKIVTHTFIDSAEQIDAILKKASGSDCWIFHALLNPELTQLVRVRCQDRGIPEYSLTDTVIRFVADASNCEPAFEPANRLDEEYFRRLDTLEFTLQHDDSRRLETVGEADIILIGLSRVSKTPTSIVLGELGFKVANVSIAIESGIPEEIKKSYRDKTVALTIQPKRLYEIRSRRMSINKFDKAIRKASPVEHRYTDLKSIIREVMEAEQIYRQRKYKMVDITDQPIEATVVRVLEALGLDRPKG, via the coding sequence CTAATCTCTGCAGCTACTGGTAGCTTGGCAAATCAGGTAATCTATTCGGCGATTGCTCAATTCCCCCATTTAACCACTAAGATTGTCACGCATACGTTTATTGATTCCGCAGAACAAATCGATGCGATTCTGAAGAAAGCGAGCGGCAGCGATTGTTGGATTTTTCACGCACTGCTCAACCCAGAGTTGACGCAGTTGGTCCGGGTTCGTTGCCAAGACCGCGGAATACCCGAATACAGTTTAACGGATACGGTCATCCGTTTTGTTGCGGATGCTTCGAATTGTGAACCAGCGTTTGAGCCAGCAAACCGGTTGGACGAAGAGTACTTTCGCAGACTCGATACGTTGGAGTTTACGCTTCAACACGACGACTCGCGGCGACTTGAAACCGTCGGCGAAGCTGACATTATCCTTATCGGTCTTAGCCGAGTTAGTAAAACACCTACATCGATTGTGCTCGGTGAACTCGGGTTTAAGGTGGCAAACGTTTCGATCGCGATCGAGTCGGGCATTCCTGAAGAGATCAAGAAGAGTTATCGCGATAAGACCGTTGCATTGACAATACAACCGAAGCGGCTTTACGAGATCCGGTCTCGCCGAATGTCGATCAATAAGTTCGACAAGGCAATTCGAAAAGCAAGTCCGGTGGAGCACCGCTATACCGATTTGAAGAGCATTATCCGCGAAGTCATGGAAGCTGAACAAATATACCGACAGCGGAAATACAAAATGGTCGACATCACCGACCAACCGATCGAAGCAACGGTCGTGCGTGTCCTGGAAGCTTTGGGTTTAGATCGTCCCAAGGGCTGA